A genomic window from Aricia agestis chromosome 8, ilAriAges1.1, whole genome shotgun sequence includes:
- the LOC121730001 gene encoding cytochrome P450 6k1-like codes for MWDYIFSTLLWLCVCTVILLGVYVHQTYKYWKKRGVEFDQPYFPLGNLNFLMRKSFWDYCMHLKERFPRDYVGIYLGLKPALVVQTPELARVVLTKDFEYFNNRYLYSNQSDPLGALNLFTVNNPIWRDVRHELSPMFTGHRLKLVTELMNQNSKELAKKIQRDFVEKKKNVNLKELFSMYTSDTVAYTVFGIRVSILNDQPSPLWFITSNMVHFTFWRGLEFTLVFLMPALAAFLRLKFFSEAATDFIKKMFWSVVDERKDVRNPNDKDLVNHLLQLKENLKLPVHDHSDPEMADKLMLAQAAVFILGSVETSSTTLSYLMHELAHHPEEQETLYEEIRQTLAKTGGDVLQYQELMEMKYLSACIYETLRKYPPVSYLDRKCDRTFTLNDDLTIEAGTPVFLNLLAIHYNENIYPEPKRWNPERFRNVADGDNLNYTFLPFGEGPRFCIGKRYGMMQVRAALAKIVEKFRIEPGEPYEVPTDPYSVMLSPKGGGTVKFVPR; via the exons ATGTGGGACTACATTTTTAGTACGCTACTATGGCTGTGTGTGTGCACCGTGATCCTTCTGGGTGTGTATGTGCACCAAACATACAAATACTGGAAGAAACGGGGGGTTGAATTCGACCAACCTTATTTTCCGTTGGGGAATTTAAATTTCCTAATGCGCAAGAGTTTCTGGGACTACTGCATGCATCTGAAGGAGAGATTTCCGAGGGACTACGTTGGGATATACCTTGGCTTGAAGCCGGCGCTGGTGGTGCAGACTCCTGAGCTAGCCAGAGTCGTCCTTACAAAGGACTTCGAGTATTTCAACAATCGGTATCTGTATTCTAACCAGTCGGATCCTCTTGGTGCACTCAACTTGTTTACAGTCAAT AATCCAATATGGCGGGACGTGCGTCACGAGCTGTCACCCATGTTCACCGGCCACCGGCTCAAGCTGGTCACGGAACTCATGAACCAGAACTCCAAGGAGCTGGCCAAGAAGATCCAAAGGGATTTTGTGGAGAAAAAGAAAAATGTCAACCTTAAG GAACTGTTCTCGATGTATACATCAGACACCGTCGCGTACACCGTGTTCGGTATTAGAGTGAGCATCCTCAACGACCAGCCGTCCCCGCTGTGGTTCATCACCAGCAACATGGTCCACTTCACCTTCTGGAGGGGGCTGGAGTTCACGCTTGTCTTCCTCATGCCCGCGCTAGCTGCTTTCTTGAG ACTGAAATTCTTCTCTGAAGCCGCGACTGACTTCATCAAGAAGATGTTCTGGTCGGTGGTAGACGAGCGGAAGGATGTGCGGAACCCCAACGACAAAGATCTGGTCAACCACCTGCTGCAGCTGAAGGAGAACCTTAAGTTGCCCGTCCATGACCATTCAG ATCCAGAAATGGCGGACAAGCTGATGCTGGCCCAAGCAGCTGTGTTCATCCTGGGTTCAGTGGAGACTTCCTCCACCACTCTGTCCTACCTGATGCACGAGTTGGCTCATCATCCGGAGGAACAG GAAACCCTGTATGAGGAAATAAGGCAGACTCTCGCGAAGACTGGAGGTGACGTACTGCAGTATCAGGAACTCATGGAAATGAAGTACCTGTCAGCTTGTATATATG AGACGTTGCGGAAATACCCTCCAGTGTCATACCTGGACCGGAAATGCGATAGAACATTCACGCTGAACGACGATCTAACGATAGAGGCCGGTACTCCAGTCTTCTTGAACCTCCTAGCCATACACTACAACGAGAACATATACCCGGAACCGAAGAGGTGGAATCCGGAGCGGTTCCGGAATGTAGCCGATGGTGACAACCTGAACTACACCTTCCTGCCCTTCGGAGAGGGACCACGGTTTTGTATAG GTAAGAGGTACGGTATGATGCAAGTACGAGCGGCGCTGGCCAAGATAGTAGAGAAGTTCAGGATCGAGCCCGGCGAACCCTACGAGGTGCCTACGGATCCCTACAGCGTCATGCTATCGCCGAAGGGCGGGGGCACTGTTAAGTTCGTTCctcgataa